From Heliomicrobium modesticaldum Ice1, a single genomic window includes:
- the mutM gene encoding DNA-formamidopyrimidine glycosylase, with protein sequence MPELPEVETVRRSLAGRITGLTIEKVELRLPKIAFALPGTLFTDALRGRRIIELGRRGKYLLLHLDGDETLVIHLRMTGRLIHLRPEEREEPEAAHTHAVFFLDDGSLLRYTDVRQFGTLTLMTREAALRQPGKGRLGPEPLGQDFSFVDFRNALVKRKTKLKPLLLDQSFLAGLGNIYADEALARARLHPDRTADSLDDEESRRLYDCIRTVLQEGIDAKGTSFRDYVDGEGRKGEFQEKLWVYGRGGNPCRRCGGEILREKRAGRSTHFCPRCQK encoded by the coding sequence ATGCCCGAACTGCCGGAAGTGGAAACTGTTCGCCGCAGCCTGGCCGGCCGCATCACCGGGCTGACCATCGAAAAGGTCGAGCTGCGCCTGCCGAAGATTGCCTTCGCCTTGCCGGGCACCCTTTTCACCGACGCCCTTCGGGGGCGGCGGATCATCGAACTGGGGCGGCGGGGAAAGTACCTGTTGCTTCACCTCGACGGCGATGAGACCCTTGTCATTCATTTGCGCATGACCGGTCGGCTCATCCATCTTCGGCCTGAGGAACGGGAAGAACCGGAAGCGGCCCACACCCACGCTGTCTTCTTTCTCGATGACGGCAGCCTGCTTCGCTACACCGATGTGCGCCAGTTCGGCACGCTGACGCTGATGACGAGGGAAGCGGCCTTGCGGCAACCGGGGAAGGGCCGTCTCGGCCCCGAACCGCTGGGACAGGACTTCTCCTTCGTCGATTTCCGCAACGCCCTAGTCAAGCGGAAGACCAAACTGAAACCGCTGTTGCTCGATCAGTCCTTCCTGGCGGGGCTGGGGAACATCTATGCCGATGAGGCTCTCGCCCGGGCCAGGCTCCACCCCGACCGGACGGCCGACTCCCTTGACGATGAGGAAAGCCGCCGGCTCTATGACTGCATCCGGACTGTCCTTCAGGAGGGCATCGACGCCAAGGGAACATCCTTCCGCGATTATGTCGACGGCGAAGGGCGCAAGGGCGAGTTTCAGGAAAAGCTGTGGGTCTACGGACGGGGAGGCAACCCCTGCCGCCGTTGCGGCGGCGAGATCCTTCGGGAAAAGCGTGCCGGGCGGAGCACCCATTTTTGCCCGCGCTGTCAAAAATAA
- the nuoF gene encoding NADH-quinone oxidoreductase subunit NuoF yields MKSLMDPCCQRCAHRPETPCREYLRCRTEGPLCHDDEQCRKARLERIEAVEGATPAQRPMQNLIHESRRWRLLLCAGTGCIASGGAPVVAALREVVEERGMSNQVAIVLTGCHGFCEQGPIVVVEPGNTFYRRVSAADVRDIVDTHLIGGQKVDRLLYRLPGGEAVASYPEIPFYARQHRIVLANCGHINPEDLGEYLARQGYRGFLKALAMERAAVIAEVKRSGLRGRGGAGFLTGQKWEFTADAPGEEKYIVCNADEGDPGAFMDRSVLEGDPHAVLEGMLVAGYAIGAREGYIYVRAEYPLAIRRLRTAIAQAEACGLLGENILASGFSFRVYVKAGAGAFVCGEETALLTSIEGNRGMPRVRPPYPAVKGLWSKPTNINNVETLANIPHILRRGADWYAAMGVGRSKGSKVFALTGKVNNTGLVEVPMGLSLREIIFAIGGGIQGGKAFKAVQIGGPSGGCLPESLLDTPVDYESLLEAGAMVGSGGLVVMDESTCMVDIARYFLNFTQQESCGKCAPCREGTKRMLEIVTRITEGEGRLEDLEALEKLAAVIKDTSLCGLGQSAPNPVLTTLRYFRDEYEAHIHDQRCPAGRCAALLTYRIDADKCRGCTLCARRCPVGCITGKPREAYAIDETRCIKCGACLECCKFGAVIRR; encoded by the coding sequence ATGAAAAGTTTGATGGATCCCTGCTGCCAGCGGTGCGCCCATCGACCGGAGACGCCCTGTAGGGAATATCTGCGCTGTCGGACCGAAGGCCCCCTCTGCCATGACGATGAACAATGCCGGAAGGCCCGGCTGGAGCGCATCGAGGCTGTCGAAGGGGCGACCCCGGCACAAAGGCCAATGCAAAACCTCATCCACGAGTCCCGCCGTTGGCGGTTGCTCCTCTGCGCCGGCACCGGTTGCATCGCCTCTGGCGGTGCTCCCGTTGTGGCGGCGCTCCGGGAGGTTGTAGAGGAACGCGGGATGTCCAATCAGGTGGCGATCGTCCTCACCGGCTGCCACGGTTTTTGCGAGCAGGGGCCGATCGTCGTCGTCGAACCGGGCAACACCTTTTATCGCCGCGTCAGCGCTGCCGACGTGCGTGATATCGTCGATACCCACCTGATCGGCGGCCAAAAGGTGGACCGGCTGCTTTATCGGCTTCCCGGAGGAGAGGCCGTCGCCAGTTACCCGGAGATTCCCTTCTATGCCCGCCAGCATCGGATCGTGCTGGCCAACTGCGGTCACATCAACCCGGAGGACCTGGGCGAGTACCTGGCTCGCCAGGGTTACCGAGGGTTTCTGAAGGCCCTCGCCATGGAACGGGCCGCCGTGATCGCTGAGGTGAAGCGTTCCGGCCTGCGCGGACGTGGCGGTGCCGGTTTTCTTACCGGCCAGAAGTGGGAGTTCACCGCCGACGCGCCGGGAGAAGAGAAGTACATCGTCTGTAACGCCGATGAGGGCGATCCGGGGGCTTTCATGGACCGCTCCGTCCTGGAGGGCGACCCCCACGCCGTGTTGGAGGGGATGCTCGTCGCCGGCTATGCCATCGGCGCCCGGGAGGGGTACATATACGTCCGGGCCGAGTACCCCCTCGCCATCCGCCGCCTGCGAACGGCCATCGCCCAGGCGGAAGCCTGCGGTCTCCTCGGTGAGAACATCCTCGCCAGCGGCTTTTCTTTCCGTGTTTACGTCAAAGCCGGCGCCGGCGCCTTCGTCTGCGGCGAGGAGACGGCGCTGCTCACCTCCATCGAAGGCAACCGCGGGATGCCCCGCGTCAGACCGCCCTATCCCGCCGTCAAGGGGCTCTGGAGCAAACCCACCAATATCAACAACGTAGAAACCCTTGCCAATATCCCCCATATCCTGCGCCGCGGTGCCGACTGGTACGCCGCCATGGGTGTCGGTCGTTCGAAAGGCTCAAAGGTCTTCGCCCTCACCGGCAAGGTGAATAACACGGGACTTGTCGAGGTCCCCATGGGCCTCAGCCTGCGGGAGATCATCTTCGCCATCGGCGGCGGCATCCAGGGCGGGAAGGCTTTCAAGGCCGTTCAGATCGGCGGTCCCTCCGGCGGCTGTCTGCCTGAGTCGCTCCTTGACACGCCTGTCGATTATGAAAGCCTGCTGGAAGCCGGTGCCATGGTCGGCTCCGGCGGTCTCGTCGTCATGGACGAGTCCACCTGCATGGTCGACATCGCCCGGTATTTTTTGAACTTCACCCAGCAGGAGTCCTGCGGCAAGTGCGCCCCCTGCCGGGAAGGGACGAAACGGATGCTGGAGATCGTGACGCGGATCACGGAAGGCGAAGGGCGCCTGGAGGACCTGGAGGCGCTGGAAAAGCTGGCCGCCGTGATCAAGGACACCTCCCTCTGCGGCCTCGGTCAGTCTGCGCCCAACCCTGTCTTGACGACGCTGCGTTATTTCCGAGACGAGTATGAGGCCCACATCCACGACCAGCGTTGCCCCGCCGGCCGCTGCGCGGCCCTCTTGACCTACCGCATCGACGCGGACAAGTGCCGCGGTTGCACCCTTTGCGCCCGCCGCTGCCCTGTCGGTTGCATCACCGGCAAGCCGCGGGAGGCCTATGCGATCGACGAGACCCGCTGCATCAAGTGCGGCGCCTGCCTGGAATGCTGCAAGTTCGGCGCTGTCATACGCCGGTAG
- the fdhF gene encoding formate dehydrogenase subunit alpha — translation MKQGSAQALTDDKTKARPGAPAKDPGNGDDVALTIDGQTLSVPAGTTVLAAARQLGIDIPTLCHDPELTNAGSCRLCVVEVEIPTAGGMMKMRNLPPSCVTAVSPGMVVRTCTERVVQARRTVLELLLANHPRDCLRCERAGNCQLQAYAYAYGADFPAAGSALDGERRRDPVDDSNPFIRRDMNKCVLCGKCVRVCAEVQGRHVLDYAHRGFATTVAPAFEKALGDSDCVFCGSCVALCPTGALTEKMKAGKGRPWDGRRKVRTTCPYCGTGCNFDLEVVRRPVAGEPEREEVIGVASAADAPVNGRHLCVKGRFGLSFIHHPERLRRPLVKKEGRFVETSWEEALSFVAERFRAILSEWGGDAFGVLASAKVTNEENYLINRFARGVLGTNNIDHCARLCHASTVAGLAAAFGSGAMTNPIADIAKSDFLLVIGSNTTESHPVLAQKLLQAIGRGTPCVVIDPRRTELAAAATEHLAIRPGGDLALLNAMAHVIIAEGLQDDRFIEERTEGFEEFKAAVADCSPEWAAPLTGIAPAVIRETARRYARAERASIFYTMGITQKRTGTHNVMAIANLALLTGHIGKEGSGVNPLRGQNNVQGACDMGALPNVFPGYQPVGDAAVRAKFAAAWGLDAVELPAKPGLTVGEMLEAARAGELKAMLIVGENPVLSDPDSARVVEALRRLDFLVAVDIFLSETAQLADVVLPACSFAEKEGTFTNTERRVQRVRQAIEPVGQSRPDWRIVADLAAALGRPFDVNDPAAVMAEIARLTPAYGGISHDRLDREGGLCWPCPASDHPGTPRLHEERFTRGKGRFHAVHYLPPAEAPDETYPLVLSTGRRLFHYHTGTMSRRTELAAIYPEEHLEMHPDDAAHLGLTDGDWVRLSTRRGAISIPVRLTEGIMAGTVFTSFHFSEAAVNVLTNSAVDPVAKIPELKVCACRVEIVDPPCGYLPPAGKRVLV, via the coding sequence ATGAAACAAGGCAGCGCCCAAGCGCTGACAGACGATAAGACCAAAGCCCGGCCCGGGGCGCCTGCGAAGGACCCGGGGAACGGCGACGACGTCGCCTTGACGATAGATGGACAGACCCTCTCTGTCCCTGCGGGCACGACCGTGTTGGCGGCGGCCCGGCAACTCGGCATCGACATTCCGACCCTCTGCCACGATCCGGAGTTGACCAATGCCGGCTCCTGCCGCCTCTGTGTGGTTGAAGTCGAAATCCCCACGGCGGGGGGCATGATGAAGATGCGCAACCTCCCCCCATCCTGCGTCACCGCCGTTTCGCCGGGGATGGTCGTCCGCACCTGCACAGAAAGGGTGGTGCAGGCGCGCCGGACGGTGCTGGAACTGCTGTTGGCCAACCACCCGAGAGATTGTCTGCGCTGCGAGCGTGCGGGAAATTGCCAACTCCAGGCTTACGCCTACGCCTACGGCGCTGACTTCCCTGCCGCTGGTTCCGCCCTCGACGGTGAGCGCCGCCGCGATCCCGTCGATGATTCGAACCCCTTCATCCGGCGGGATATGAACAAGTGTGTCCTCTGCGGCAAGTGTGTGCGCGTCTGCGCTGAGGTCCAGGGCCGCCATGTCCTGGATTACGCGCATCGCGGTTTCGCAACGACGGTGGCGCCGGCCTTTGAGAAGGCGCTCGGCGACTCGGACTGTGTGTTTTGCGGATCCTGCGTCGCCCTCTGCCCCACAGGCGCGCTCACTGAAAAAATGAAGGCCGGAAAGGGCCGACCCTGGGATGGGCGCCGCAAGGTGCGGACCACCTGCCCGTACTGCGGCACCGGTTGCAACTTCGACCTAGAGGTGGTTCGGCGGCCTGTCGCCGGCGAACCGGAGCGGGAGGAGGTCATCGGCGTCGCCTCAGCCGCCGATGCGCCGGTCAACGGCCGCCACCTCTGTGTCAAAGGCCGTTTTGGCCTTTCCTTTATCCATCATCCCGAACGTCTCCGCCGCCCCCTGGTGAAAAAGGAGGGCCGCTTTGTCGAAACCTCTTGGGAGGAAGCGCTCTCCTTTGTGGCGGAGCGGTTCCGAGCGATCCTGAGCGAATGGGGCGGCGACGCCTTCGGCGTGTTGGCTTCCGCTAAGGTGACGAATGAGGAGAACTACCTGATCAACCGTTTTGCCCGGGGGGTGCTGGGCACCAACAACATTGACCACTGCGCCCGCCTCTGCCACGCCTCGACAGTGGCCGGTCTGGCCGCCGCCTTCGGCTCCGGGGCGATGACCAATCCCATCGCTGATATCGCCAAAAGCGACTTCTTGCTCGTCATCGGGTCTAACACGACCGAGTCCCACCCTGTCCTGGCCCAGAAATTGCTGCAGGCCATCGGCCGGGGGACGCCCTGCGTCGTCATCGATCCGCGCAGGACGGAACTGGCGGCGGCAGCGACGGAGCACCTGGCCATCCGCCCCGGTGGAGACCTGGCGCTGCTCAACGCCATGGCCCATGTGATCATCGCCGAAGGGCTTCAGGACGATCGTTTTATCGAAGAACGGACCGAAGGTTTCGAGGAGTTCAAAGCGGCTGTCGCCGACTGTTCGCCCGAATGGGCCGCGCCGCTCACCGGGATCGCGCCGGCGGTCATCAGGGAGACGGCCCGCCGATATGCGAGGGCCGAGCGGGCCTCCATCTTCTACACCATGGGAATCACTCAAAAGCGCACGGGCACGCACAATGTGATGGCTATCGCCAACCTGGCCCTTTTGACGGGTCACATCGGCAAAGAGGGAAGCGGCGTCAACCCCCTGCGCGGTCAAAACAACGTGCAGGGCGCTTGTGACATGGGCGCGCTGCCCAATGTCTTCCCCGGCTATCAGCCTGTCGGAGATGCGGCTGTCCGGGCCAAGTTCGCCGCCGCTTGGGGACTCGACGCCGTCGAATTGCCGGCCAAGCCGGGCCTCACCGTCGGTGAGATGCTCGAAGCCGCCCGTGCAGGGGAACTCAAGGCGATGCTGATCGTCGGAGAGAACCCGGTCCTCTCCGATCCGGACAGCGCCCGCGTTGTGGAAGCGCTGCGACGGCTCGATTTCCTCGTCGCCGTCGACATCTTTTTGAGTGAGACGGCTCAACTGGCCGATGTGGTGCTGCCGGCCTGTTCCTTTGCTGAAAAGGAAGGGACCTTCACCAACACGGAACGGCGGGTGCAGCGGGTGCGGCAGGCCATCGAACCCGTCGGCCAGTCGCGGCCTGACTGGCGGATCGTGGCCGATCTCGCAGCCGCGCTCGGTCGACCTTTTGACGTGAATGATCCGGCGGCGGTGATGGCGGAGATCGCCCGCCTTACGCCCGCCTACGGCGGGATCAGCCACGACCGTCTCGACAGGGAAGGCGGGCTCTGCTGGCCCTGTCCGGCAAGCGATCACCCCGGGACGCCTCGCCTGCATGAGGAGCGCTTCACCCGAGGAAAGGGCCGCTTCCACGCCGTCCACTACCTGCCTCCGGCGGAAGCGCCTGATGAAACGTACCCCCTTGTGCTATCGACCGGACGCCGCCTCTTCCATTACCACACGGGAACGATGAGCCGCCGGACCGAATTGGCGGCGATTTATCCGGAGGAACACCTGGAGATGCATCCCGATGACGCGGCCCATCTCGGACTGACGGACGGAGACTGGGTCCGCCTCTCCACCCGTCGGGGTGCCATCTCCATCCCTGTACGGCTGACAGAAGGCATCATGGCGGGAACGGTCTTCACTTCCTTCCACTTTTCTGAGGCAGCCGTCAACGTCCTGACGAACAGCGCCGTCGACCCTGTGGCCAAAATCCCGGAACTGAAGGTCTGTGCCTGCCGGGTGGAAATCGTCGATCCGCCCTGCGGGTATCTGCCGCCTGCGGGCAAGCGGGTTCTGGTCTAG
- the polA gene encoding DNA polymerase I — MRNAVFMVIDGSSLLHRAFYALPLMSTSQGVHTNAVYGFLTMLERLRREYQPDFLAVCLDKSRITHRTQRYEAYKAQRGATPEELRPQFGLLKEVLAAWRIPLFEEEGYEADDLIGALVCLAKKQGIDSLIVTGDRDAWQLISPGVEVLFTRKGISELERYDEEALKAKIGLTPRQVVDWKGLMGDPSDNIPGVPGVGEKRAFKLLEQFGDMDSLYERLDEVKGKLKEKLATHREQAFLSRELATIQCNIPLEPDWEACRAASPDFPALRRLYKKLEFRSLLRHLPGDEGDDEAEGGSLFARQDEQAVSAVDPMGADGTAGGGVRCSAAEGDKPGDGQAVRPDQAVRIDVEAPLTVEYTAVEDGNAIGAMLTELMQIGAEPGCRTAVLAAWEGSPRTGKLKQIVLAAGRDALLRLWVIDRPGAFFAATKPFWASKDHRKLFFDAKSLWLLARREDTVIEGIDGDGLLGAYLLDPLANRYSLARSAHDWIGWKVDTEAGRSVLPPEEGARAAAALFHMTPVMEARLGEEGLCALYRDVELPLAPILGAMEWTGIKVNPAVLQEMAGELGADIRRLQADIYDLAGESFNINSTQQFGKILFEKLGLPVIKRTKTGYSTDVEVLEELADRHPIVPKVLEYRQLMKLKSTYVEGLLPLIDGEDGRIHTSFNQAVTATGRLSSTEPNLQNIPVRLEQGRRIRKAFTAPGDDWTLLAADYSQIELRILAHLSGDPSFKDAFAKNQDIHTRTASEVFGVPMENVTSEMRRRAKAVNFGIVYGISDFGLSRDLGVLRAEARQYIDGYFDRYSGVKGYIDEIIAEARRQGYVTTLLGRRRRLPDLFVKNKIRQNFGERAAMNTPIQGTAADIIKAAMVRIPGLLAAKGLKTRMLLQVHDELIFEAPKEELSEAAALIRETMEQTIRLDVPLTVDVKTGPNWYEMKPYL, encoded by the coding sequence GTGCGCAATGCTGTTTTCATGGTGATCGACGGCAGCAGCCTGCTTCATCGGGCTTTTTACGCGCTGCCTCTTATGTCCACGTCTCAAGGCGTTCACACCAACGCCGTTTACGGATTTTTGACAATGCTGGAACGGCTGCGCCGGGAGTATCAGCCGGATTTTCTTGCCGTCTGCCTGGACAAAAGCCGCATCACGCATCGGACGCAGCGATATGAAGCCTACAAGGCCCAGCGGGGGGCGACGCCGGAGGAACTGCGCCCCCAGTTCGGCCTGCTCAAAGAGGTCCTCGCCGCCTGGCGCATCCCGCTTTTTGAAGAGGAGGGCTATGAGGCGGACGACCTCATCGGGGCACTCGTCTGCCTGGCCAAGAAACAGGGCATCGACAGCCTGATCGTCACCGGCGACCGCGACGCCTGGCAGTTGATCTCGCCCGGCGTGGAGGTGCTCTTCACCCGTAAGGGGATCAGCGAGCTCGAACGCTATGATGAGGAAGCGCTGAAAGCGAAGATCGGTTTGACCCCCCGGCAGGTCGTCGATTGGAAAGGGCTCATGGGGGACCCTTCGGACAATATCCCCGGCGTGCCGGGGGTGGGGGAGAAGAGGGCTTTTAAACTGCTGGAGCAGTTTGGCGACATGGACAGCCTCTACGAGCGGCTCGATGAGGTGAAAGGGAAACTGAAGGAGAAGCTGGCGACCCACCGCGAACAGGCTTTCCTTTCGAGAGAACTGGCGACGATCCAGTGCAATATCCCCCTCGAACCGGACTGGGAGGCCTGCCGTGCAGCCTCGCCTGACTTCCCGGCATTGCGTCGGCTCTATAAGAAATTGGAGTTTCGGAGTCTCCTGCGCCATCTCCCCGGTGATGAAGGCGATGACGAGGCCGAAGGCGGCAGCCTCTTTGCCCGACAAGATGAGCAAGCCGTCAGCGCCGTCGATCCGATGGGCGCTGACGGAACTGCCGGTGGTGGCGTCCGGTGCTCTGCCGCAGAGGGTGACAAACCGGGCGATGGGCAGGCGGTCAGACCTGATCAGGCGGTTCGCATCGACGTCGAAGCGCCCCTCACAGTGGAATACACCGCCGTCGAAGATGGAAACGCCATCGGCGCAATGCTGACGGAGCTGATGCAAATCGGCGCTGAGCCCGGTTGCCGGACGGCGGTGCTGGCCGCCTGGGAGGGTTCGCCGCGGACCGGCAAATTGAAGCAAATCGTCCTCGCCGCAGGCAGGGACGCCCTGCTGCGCCTCTGGGTCATCGACCGGCCTGGCGCGTTTTTCGCCGCCACAAAGCCCTTTTGGGCATCGAAGGACCACCGCAAGCTCTTTTTCGACGCCAAGTCGCTCTGGTTGCTGGCCCGCCGGGAGGATACAGTCATCGAAGGCATAGATGGCGACGGGCTGCTCGGCGCCTACCTGCTCGACCCGCTCGCCAACCGCTACAGCCTGGCTCGGTCGGCCCATGACTGGATCGGGTGGAAGGTTGATACCGAGGCCGGACGGAGCGTTCTTCCGCCGGAGGAAGGGGCTCGCGCCGCCGCAGCGCTCTTTCACATGACCCCGGTCATGGAGGCGCGCCTCGGCGAAGAGGGGTTGTGTGCCCTCTACCGGGATGTGGAACTGCCGCTGGCGCCGATCCTGGGCGCCATGGAGTGGACCGGCATCAAGGTCAATCCTGCCGTCCTTCAGGAGATGGCCGGTGAACTGGGCGCCGACATCCGCCGTCTCCAGGCTGACATTTACGATCTCGCCGGAGAGAGCTTTAACATCAACTCGACGCAGCAGTTTGGCAAGATCCTCTTTGAAAAGCTCGGCTTGCCGGTGATCAAAAGAACGAAGACCGGCTATTCCACCGACGTGGAGGTTCTCGAAGAGCTGGCCGACCGGCACCCCATCGTGCCTAAGGTGCTCGAATACCGCCAGTTGATGAAGCTCAAGTCGACCTATGTGGAGGGCCTGCTGCCTCTGATCGATGGCGAAGACGGCCGCATCCACACCAGCTTTAATCAGGCGGTGACGGCGACGGGGCGTCTCTCGTCGACAGAACCGAACCTGCAGAACATACCGGTCCGGCTCGAACAGGGGCGCCGCATCCGCAAGGCCTTTACGGCCCCCGGCGATGACTGGACCCTGCTGGCCGCCGATTACTCCCAGATCGAACTGCGCATCTTAGCCCACCTCTCCGGCGATCCCTCCTTCAAGGACGCCTTTGCCAAGAACCAGGACATCCATACCCGCACAGCCAGCGAGGTCTTCGGCGTGCCCATGGAGAATGTGACCAGCGAGATGCGCCGTCGCGCCAAGGCCGTCAACTTCGGCATCGTTTACGGCATCAGCGACTTCGGTCTCAGCCGCGATCTGGGGGTGCTTCGTGCCGAAGCGCGCCAGTACATCGACGGCTACTTTGACCGTTACAGCGGCGTCAAGGGCTATATCGACGAGATCATCGCCGAGGCGCGCCGCCAGGGTTATGTGACGACCCTGCTGGGACGCCGGCGCCGGCTGCCGGACCTCTTCGTCAAGAACAAGATCCGCCAGAACTTCGGCGAGCGGGCGGCCATGAACACGCCCATCCAGGGGACTGCCGCTGACATCATCAAGGCGGCCATGGTGCGCATCCCCGGCCTGCTTGCAGCCAAGGGACTCAAGACCCGCATGCTCTTGCAGGTCCATGACGAACTGATCTTTGAGGCGCCTAAGGAGGAACTCTCCGAGGCCGCCGCGCTGATCCGCGAGACGATGGAACAGACGATCCGCCTTGACGTGCCGCTCACCGTTGACGTGAAGACGGGACCGAACTGGTATGAGATGAAACCTTATCTATAA
- a CDS encoding sialidase family protein, translating to MIERRTLVPRQRNIYSAFPTFTEYRDRIYIFYRQGVTSARQCHGVDGTVRCLQLDKGEFLERMHHETEEGFLDAGEEEVVFRSENEIDAIVSRLDEDLFTLCTRIYMRGRICSAFISVADEPRFSKRRAVELKGVEWIVFYGKAVKSPAGFIFPAYGILKGEEFTRPLVIVTDDFEHWDLLAYLPSGIDGAILNESTVVFDGNRYRMFSRQDSSPFGIWLAESEDLQRWSTPCRILSRAHAPMAVTLPGGIALTYRELLSKEKSAVALRFLRSGESLGRETDHADGFSVDGDCPDELALSLTIDYYEGNPYDGGYTDLGLVDDDLVIVYYHGNEEGEPSIRAAALPWRELDGRIDAERDRK from the coding sequence ATGATCGAGCGGAGAACGCTGGTGCCGAGGCAGCGGAATATCTATTCCGCTTTTCCGACTTTTACGGAATACCGGGACAGGATCTATATCTTCTACCGCCAGGGGGTGACGAGCGCCCGTCAGTGCCATGGCGTCGATGGGACGGTGCGCTGTCTGCAACTGGACAAGGGCGAATTCTTGGAACGGATGCATCATGAAACCGAGGAGGGCTTTCTTGATGCCGGGGAAGAGGAGGTTGTCTTCCGCAGTGAGAACGAGATCGATGCTATTGTCTCCCGGCTCGACGAAGACCTGTTTACCCTCTGCACCCGCATCTACATGCGGGGCAGGATCTGTTCGGCCTTCATCTCTGTCGCTGACGAGCCTCGTTTCTCCAAGCGTCGCGCTGTCGAATTAAAAGGCGTCGAGTGGATTGTGTTTTACGGAAAGGCCGTCAAGAGCCCGGCAGGTTTTATCTTTCCCGCCTATGGGATTCTGAAAGGGGAGGAGTTTACCCGTCCCCTCGTCATCGTGACCGACGATTTCGAACATTGGGACCTTCTAGCTTATTTGCCTAGCGGCATCGACGGCGCCATCCTGAATGAGAGCACTGTCGTCTTTGACGGCAATCGCTACCGGATGTTCAGTCGCCAAGACAGCTCGCCCTTCGGCATCTGGCTGGCTGAATCGGAGGATCTCCAGCGCTGGTCGACGCCCTGCCGGATCCTATCGCGAGCCCATGCGCCCATGGCAGTCACCTTGCCGGGTGGAATCGCGCTGACCTACCGAGAGCTGTTGTCAAAGGAGAAGAGCGCCGTTGCGCTTCGCTTCCTGCGTTCCGGTGAGAGTCTCGGCAGGGAGACTGATCATGCTGACGGTTTCAGCGTCGACGGCGACTGTCCGGACGAGCTGGCGCTGAGTCTCACCATCGACTATTACGAAGGCAACCCTTATGACGGGGGCTACACCGATCTCGGCCTCGTCGACGATGACCTGGTCATCGTCTATTACCATGGAAATGAAGAGGGCGAGCCTTCCATCCGCGCTGCGGCCCTGCCTTGGCGGGAACTGGATGGCCGAATCGACGCCGAAAGGGATAGAAAATAA
- the nuoE gene encoding NADH-quinone oxidoreductase subunit NuoE produces MAECRCRRADQQKDQTVHTGQTDHTVYTGQTGQTDRTKRETEKDRRLAALLEKYREERGALIPLLQGVQEIYGYLPGPAMERIARTLRLPAAQVYGVATFYAQFHFAPRGRHVIRVCLGTACHVRGGARIFEALRRQLGVEDGGTTADLRYTLESVACIGACGLAPVIMIDDDTHGRLTPESLPGILARYE; encoded by the coding sequence ATGGCTGAATGCCGATGCCGCCGAGCAGATCAACAAAAAGATCAAACAGTTCACACAGGACAAACAGATCACACAGTTTACACAGGACAAACGGGACAGACAGATCGGACAAAAAGGGAAACCGAAAAAGACCGACGCCTTGCCGCCTTGCTGGAAAAATATCGGGAAGAGCGGGGCGCATTGATCCCCTTGTTGCAAGGGGTGCAGGAGATCTACGGTTATCTGCCGGGACCGGCGATGGAACGGATCGCCCGGACGCTGCGGTTGCCTGCGGCCCAGGTCTATGGCGTGGCCACCTTTTACGCCCAGTTTCACTTTGCGCCGCGCGGACGCCATGTGATCCGCGTCTGCTTAGGCACGGCCTGCCATGTCCGCGGCGGCGCCCGGATTTTTGAGGCCCTCCGTCGGCAGTTGGGTGTCGAGGACGGCGGGACGACGGCGGATCTGCGCTATACCCTCGAATCGGTGGCCTGTATCGGCGCCTGCGGGCTGGCCCCGGTGATCATGATCGATGACGACACCCATGGACGACTGACGCCGGAGAGCCTGCCGGGCATCCTGGCCCGGTACGAATGA
- a CDS encoding 5-formyltetrahydrofolate cyclo-ligase — translation MKEDLRQRALQGRNSLTPKELASKSRLIARRLFAMPAYVSASTVMIYVDFRREVKTGEILAHSLNRGKQVTVPVCDGGARRLTAGRIERYPEDLQPGTWGIMEPVTVVPVEPALLDLVIVPGVAFDRQGNRLGYGAGYYDRFLPSLRPEAQKIALAFDVQIAHQICPDDHDIPMDWIITESGVIDCREERVHG, via the coding sequence TTGAAAGAGGACCTGCGCCAGAGGGCATTGCAAGGACGCAACAGTTTGACACCAAAGGAGCTTGCATCGAAAAGCCGTTTGATCGCGCGACGCCTGTTTGCCATGCCGGCCTATGTGTCAGCTTCGACGGTGATGATTTACGTCGATTTCCGCCGAGAGGTGAAAACAGGGGAGATCCTTGCCCATAGTCTGAACAGGGGGAAGCAGGTGACGGTGCCGGTCTGTGACGGAGGCGCGCGTCGCCTGACCGCCGGGCGCATCGAGCGATACCCGGAGGATCTGCAACCGGGAACCTGGGGGATCATGGAACCGGTGACGGTCGTTCCTGTCGAACCTGCTTTGCTGGACCTGGTGATCGTGCCCGGTGTCGCCTTTGACCGGCAGGGCAACCGGCTCGGTTACGGCGCCGGGTATTATGACCGTTTCCTTCCTTCCTTGCGCCCGGAGGCGCAGAAAATCGCCCTCGCCTTTGACGTACAGATCGCACATCAGATATGCCCCGACGACCATGATATCCCCATGGATTGGATCATCACCGAGAGCGGGGTCATCGATTGCAGGGAGGAACGCGTCCATGGCTGA